In Parasteatoda tepidariorum isolate YZ-2023 chromosome 2, CAS_Ptep_4.0, whole genome shotgun sequence, one DNA window encodes the following:
- the LOC107442492 gene encoding tyrosine-protein phosphatase non-receptor type 4 isoform X3, giving the protein MSKRLNDISETENNLKKRREELNSQSSSLCSSIKSLSRPNSVIDSKNYRNVVQPIHSNQTFLSENTKDYQTALESSDVTEPKDESLTDQSSLNDTSKDNQNSQTLEESMIRLQLSLEDRTTLSAFEKLKKKRDKESMDVAKLSENAVKNRYKDVLPYDSSRVILKESPTGDYINASFVHMPLPHPRKPNEYIAAQGPLPETCNDFWQLVWEQNCRIIVMVTTLKERNRVKCHQYWPDLYESSTYNDMQVTCFSETSSTAGITRDFLISNQKTNEERHVTQLQYINWPDHGVPEDFSNFLEFIQQLRDLRRDAGGIVAVHCSAGVGRTGVLILMETALGYMDADEPIYPLEFVQKMRDQRVMMVQTVVQYKFICEALLKAFNDRCKIQEEGEEDNP; this is encoded by the exons ATGTCTAAACGATTGAATGACATTAGTGAAACGGAGAACAATTTAAAGAAACGGAGAGAAGAACTTAATTCGCAATCCTCTTCGTTGTGTTCAAGTATAAAATCTTTATCTAGACCCAATTCTGTGATTGACTCCAAAAACTATAGAAAT GTGGTACAACCAATACATTCCAATCAAACTTTCCTTTCTGAAAATACAAAAGACTATCAAACTG CCTTAGAATCATCAGATGTAACAGAACCGAAAGATGAATCACTCACAGACCAGAGCAGCCTTAATGATACGTCCAAAGACAACCAAAATAGCCAAACTTTAGAAGAGTCTATGATAAGGCTGCAATTGTCTTTAGAAGATAGAACTACACTTTCAgcttttgaa aaattaaaaaagaaaagagataaAGAAAGTATGGATGTTGCCAAATTGTCAgaaaatgctgtaaaaaatcGCTATAAAGATGTTCTACCAT ATGACAGTTCCAgggttattttaaaagaatcaccTACTGGAGATTATATCAATGCTTCATTCGTCCAT atGCCACTACCTCATCCAAGAAAGCCAAATGAGTATATTGCTGCGCAAGGACCTCTTCCTGAAACCTGTAATGATTTTTGGCAG ttggtGTGGGAACAAAACTGTCGCATCATAGTCATGGTTACCACTCTTAAAGAGAGAAACCGTGTTAAGTGTCATCAGTACTGGCCTGATTTATATGAATCTTCTACATATAATGACATGCAAGTAACTTGTTTTAGTGAAACCTCTTCTACAGCTGGCATCAcaagagattttttaattagcaatcAAAAG ACAAATGAAGAGCGTCATGTGACTCAATTACAGTACATTAATTGGCCAGATCATGGAGTACCTGAAGACTTCTCAAACTTCTTAGAATTTATTCAACAGTTACGAGATTTGAGGCGGGATGCAGGTGGAATTGTAGCAGTTCACTGCAG TGCCGGAGTAGGAAGAACGGGGGTGCTCATACTAATGGAAACGGCTTTAGGTTATATGGATGCTGATGAACCAATATATCCTCTGGAATTTGTCCAAAAGATGAGAGATCAGAGAGTGATGATGGTACAAACAGTG gTTCAGTACAAATTTATCTGTGAAGctcttttaaaagcatttaatg